The following are encoded in a window of Oscillatoria sp. FACHB-1406 genomic DNA:
- a CDS encoding glycosyltransferase family 39 protein, producing the protein MQLSKLLAPTPKRLLAPMQRASTWPLLLVWIGIGALLRFTLLSAKPPWTDEFATLVFSLGNSFRGVPTDEAIALTTLLQPLQTNFGGTAGDVISHLLHEDNHPPLYFLLAHFWMKLFPMGHYISVWVARSLPALLGVLSIPAMYLLARVAFGSIAIAHVVAALMAVSPYGIYIAQEARHYTLAILFVISSLLCLTAAIKYLWRGSTIPMGLIALWIVANILGFCSHYFFVLALGAEAIALAVLLAILWRRVKSNTHARQATSLSSRAFKSSRGDRQTRLFLLFKNNLYRLGLTGLGTGLFILAWLHFVLPDNYGSTMTAWIRQDNRSFLGLINPIFQLGASVITMLYLLPVESPFLAVVVVSGILMFAYFCWVVPILVWGAKMQVRHPNYHLGLRVALAFVAGAIAIFFAVTYLKGIDITRGARYSFVYFPGAILLLGGSLAACWQYGDLGASLERSDRLKPPRHRAIGGNGKRTVAIVWLVGFLSAITVVCNWGYQKYYRPDLALPFLEQSAAAESVLIATTHETLVQVGEMMGLAWELKNTEIAQKTNFLLAHQPEKNSTVATETLTRVLKTMPRSLDLWLVNFQAPIDLHDCIAQSNSFPNINGYGLKLYRCPDVSDIRALDE; encoded by the coding sequence ATGCAGTTATCCAAGTTGCTCGCTCCCACCCCCAAACGCTTGCTTGCACCGATGCAGCGCGCTTCAACTTGGCCTTTACTACTGGTATGGATTGGAATTGGCGCGCTCTTGCGCTTTACGCTGCTGTCGGCAAAACCGCCTTGGACGGACGAGTTTGCAACGTTGGTGTTTAGCTTGGGAAATAGCTTTCGAGGGGTTCCCACCGACGAAGCGATCGCGCTGACAACGCTGCTGCAACCGCTCCAAACGAATTTTGGGGGAACTGCGGGCGATGTTATCTCACATCTGCTGCACGAAGATAACCATCCGCCGCTGTATTTTCTGCTGGCGCACTTCTGGATGAAGTTGTTTCCGATGGGGCATTATATCTCGGTTTGGGTGGCGCGATCGCTCCCTGCTCTGTTGGGCGTTCTTTCCATCCCCGCGATGTACCTATTGGCGCGCGTTGCCTTCGGTTCGATCGCGATCGCCCATGTTGTCGCCGCGCTCATGGCAGTCTCTCCCTACGGCATCTACATCGCTCAGGAAGCCCGCCATTATACGCTCGCCATTCTTTTTGTCATTTCTTCGCTCTTGTGTCTCACAGCGGCGATTAAGTACCTTTGGCGCGGTTCGACGATTCCGATGGGACTAATCGCCCTTTGGATTGTGGCGAATATCCTCGGCTTTTGCTCGCACTACTTTTTCGTTCTGGCATTGGGAGCCGAAGCGATCGCGCTAGCAGTTTTGCTGGCAATCTTGTGGCGGCGCGTCAAGTCAAATACCCACGCCCGCCAAGCGACAAGTTTGAGTTCGCGCGCTTTCAAAAGTTCGAGGGGCGATCGACAAACGCGACTGTTTTTACTCTTTAAAAATAATCTCTATCGTTTGGGTTTAACCGGATTGGGGACGGGACTTTTTATCTTAGCTTGGCTGCATTTTGTCCTGCCCGATAACTATGGAAGTACGATGACGGCTTGGATTCGTCAGGATAATCGCAGTTTTTTGGGACTGATTAACCCGATCTTTCAATTGGGTGCGTCGGTTATTACGATGCTGTATTTATTGCCAGTAGAATCGCCCTTTTTAGCCGTAGTGGTGGTGTCGGGAATTTTGATGTTTGCCTATTTTTGTTGGGTTGTGCCGATTTTAGTTTGGGGCGCAAAAATGCAGGTACGACACCCAAACTATCATTTAGGATTGCGGGTTGCTTTAGCGTTTGTGGCAGGCGCGATCGCGATCTTTTTTGCCGTTACCTATTTAAAAGGCATCGATATTACGCGCGGCGCGCGCTATAGTTTCGTCTATTTTCCGGGGGCAATTTTACTGTTAGGCGGCAGTTTGGCGGCTTGCTGGCAATATGGAGACTTGGGGGCGAGTTTGGAACGTTCCGATCGCCTCAAACCGCCTCGCCATCGCGCGATCGGTGGGAATGGAAAACGTACCGTTGCGATAGTTTGGTTGGTCGGTTTCTTGAGTGCAATTACCGTTGTTTGTAATTGGGGCTATCAAAAGTATTATCGCCCCGATCTCGCTCTGCCCTTCCTCGAACAGTCGGCAGCCGCAGAGTCTGTCTTAATTGCCACAACTCATGAAACCTTAGTCCAAGTGGGAGAAATGATGGGATTGGCGTGGGAGTTAAAAAATACAGAAATTGCTCAAAAAACGAATTTCTTGCTTGCCCATCAACCCGAAAAAAACTCAACGGTAGCAACGGAAACGCTGACGCGCGTTCTGAAAACAATGCCGCGATCGCTGGATCTGTGGTTGGTCAATTTTCAGGCTCCTATCGATCTCCACGATTGTATCGCCCAGTCCAACTCTTTTCCTAACATTAACGGTTACGGTCTAAAACTCTATCGCTGTCCCGATGTGAGCGATATTCGCGCTTTGGATGAATGA
- a CDS encoding argininosuccinate synthase: MGRARKVVLAYSGGVDTSVCIPYLKQEWGVEEVITLAADLGQGDELGPIKEKALKSGASVSLVVDGRESFVKDYAFPAIKANTLYEDRYPLSTALARPLIAKMLVEAAAAYGADAVAHGCTGKGNDQVRFEVSILALHPELKVLAPAREWGMSREETIAYGERFGIPTPVKKSSPYSIDRNLLGIAIEAGILEDPWEEPPEEVFILTKAVEDTPDEPEYIEIGFERGIPVSLNGQTLDPVDLISQLNDLAGKHGVGRIDMIENRLVGIKSREIYETPALLVLIHAHRDLESLTLTADVTQYKRSIEDTYSRLIYQGLWYSPLKTALDAFIDQTQERVTGSVRVKLFKGSAKIVGRKSENSIYATDLATYGAEDQFDHKAAEGFIYVWGLPTRVWSEKMRGQ, translated from the coding sequence ATGGGTCGCGCACGCAAAGTTGTTTTAGCCTACTCCGGGGGAGTCGATACCTCCGTTTGCATTCCCTATCTCAAGCAAGAGTGGGGCGTTGAGGAAGTCATTACCCTCGCCGCCGACCTCGGTCAAGGAGATGAACTCGGCCCGATTAAAGAAAAAGCCTTAAAATCTGGCGCATCGGTTTCTCTCGTCGTCGATGGACGCGAAAGCTTCGTTAAAGACTACGCCTTTCCCGCTATTAAAGCCAATACCCTCTACGAAGACCGTTATCCCCTCTCTACCGCCCTCGCGCGTCCCTTAATTGCCAAGATGCTCGTCGAAGCCGCTGCCGCCTACGGCGCGGATGCCGTCGCCCACGGTTGTACCGGCAAAGGGAACGACCAAGTTCGCTTTGAGGTGTCTATCCTCGCCCTTCATCCCGAACTGAAAGTTCTCGCCCCCGCGCGGGAATGGGGAATGAGTCGCGAAGAAACCATCGCTTACGGCGAACGCTTCGGCATTCCCACCCCCGTGAAAAAGTCTTCCCCCTATAGTATCGATCGCAACTTACTCGGAATCGCGATCGAAGCGGGAATTCTCGAAGATCCCTGGGAAGAACCCCCCGAAGAAGTCTTTATTTTAACCAAAGCCGTAGAAGATACGCCCGACGAACCCGAATACATCGAAATCGGCTTCGAGCGCGGCATTCCCGTCAGCCTCAACGGACAAACCCTCGACCCTGTTGACCTCATCTCCCAGTTAAACGACCTCGCGGGCAAACACGGAGTCGGACGCATCGATATGATCGAGAATCGTCTCGTCGGGATTAAATCGCGCGAAATCTACGAAACGCCCGCTCTCCTCGTCCTCATCCACGCCCACCGCGACTTAGAAAGCTTGACGCTGACTGCCGATGTTACCCAATACAAACGCAGCATTGAGGACACCTACAGCCGTTTAATTTACCAAGGGTTGTGGTACTCCCCCTTAAAAACCGCTCTCGATGCGTTTATCGACCAAACGCAGGAACGAGTTACGGGTTCCGTGCGCGTCAAGTTGTTTAAAGGCAGTGCCAAAATTGTCGGACGCAAATCGGAAAATTCTATCTATGCAACCGACTTGGCTACCTACGGTGCAGAAGACCAATTCGACCATAAAGCGGCGGAAGGCTTCATTTATGTTTGGGGACTGCCAACTCGCGTTTGGTCGGAAAAAATGCGGGGTCAGTAA
- a CDS encoding NAD-binding protein: protein MSLRRSLNFLGNLGNTSHQFAVIGLGRFGRAVSSELHRMGYDVLGTDIDEKLVAQVLSQRMAAHAIQLDSTEPLALKEAGIFEFDTVIVAIGNYLQQSIITTLNLKEAGVPHVVAKASTEIHGKLLERVGADRVVYPEAEAGCNLARALTRPSVLDNFDLDPEHSIVEVLVPEEFHGNTIAELQLRSRYGLTLLAIGSEDKHFQINPLPNQRLDKGMAMVVLGANKDINKLLD, encoded by the coding sequence GTGAGTTTGCGGCGATCGCTAAATTTTTTAGGCAACCTGGGTAATACCAGTCACCAGTTTGCTGTAATTGGTTTGGGACGTTTTGGGAGAGCCGTCTCTTCTGAGTTACATCGCATGGGCTACGATGTATTGGGGACGGATATTGATGAAAAGCTGGTCGCTCAAGTTTTGAGCCAGCGGATGGCTGCCCACGCTATCCAATTGGACTCGACCGAACCGCTGGCGTTGAAGGAAGCAGGGATTTTTGAGTTCGATACGGTCATTGTCGCGATCGGAAATTACTTGCAACAAAGTATTATTACGACGTTGAATTTGAAAGAAGCGGGAGTTCCTCACGTTGTTGCGAAAGCATCTACGGAAATTCACGGAAAATTACTGGAAAGGGTTGGAGCCGACCGCGTAGTTTACCCGGAAGCCGAGGCGGGGTGCAATTTAGCGCGAGCGCTTACCCGACCTTCAGTGCTGGATAATTTTGACTTAGACCCCGAACATAGTATTGTCGAAGTGTTAGTTCCGGAGGAGTTTCACGGAAATACGATCGCGGAATTGCAACTTCGCAGCCGTTATGGTTTAACGTTATTAGCGATCGGTAGCGAAGATAAGCATTTCCAAATTAACCCCCTTCCCAACCAACGCCTCGATAAAGGGATGGCAATGGTGGTTTTGGGGGCCAATAAAGATATTAATAAGTTGCTCGATTAG